Proteins from a genomic interval of Capsicum annuum cultivar UCD-10X-F1 chromosome 4, UCD10Xv1.1, whole genome shotgun sequence:
- the LOC124898002 gene encoding protein FAR1-RELATED SEQUENCE 5-like, translating to MLQKYDLEDNNWLKNTFAIREKWSMTYGRNTFSAGMRSTQLSESFNASLRGYLKSDLDIVQFFKYFQRPVDDKRVNENKSNFDMTQKIPNLKVKLPLRIHAREVYTPTIFDIFQNEWERSLLISIKDCYDEGEVCTYSVSSLGSVKKHVVTVKRHALKIPYILNIKDMIHVHYILKRWTKDATNINEMDASLVEKDIDPKVEVTTRYRHLCHTFVQISSEALESKEGYELAVKGANEIIFKLKDIKRMNESAEKLATSNSIQNELSEIIFIDNTTSQSKQLDDLPNLRVSRPSLSNTSNAMPHRMSRERAKHAALPPAQENIEKLEKVVKQGNYYGAQQMFKSISARYVSSERYSEALKICCLIFVLNVSSVVCAFSQKFLWISSVVVLVQQYNDRFFC from the exons ATGCTTCAGAAATATGATCTTGAGGATAATAATTGGTTGAAAAATACATTTGCAATAAGGGAGAAATGGTCCATGACATATGGGAGAAATACATTCTCAGCAGGTATGCGAAGCACACAATTAAGTGAAAGCTTTAATGCATCTTTAAGGGGATATTTAAAATCTGATCTGGATATTGTTcagttttttaaatattttcaaagaccGGTTGATGATAAACGTGTGAATGAGAATAAGTCAAATTTTGACATGACTCAAAAAATACCTAATTTAAAGGTTAAACTTCCTTTACGGATTCACGCTAGGGAAGTGTACACCCCAACTATATTTGACATATTTCAAAATGAATGGGAAAGATCATTACTGATTTCAATAAAGGATTGTTATGACGAAGGAGAAGTGTGTACCTACAGTGTTAGCAGTCTTGGAAGTGTTAAGAAGCATGTTGTAACAGTTAAGCG ACATGCTTTGAAGATCCCGTACATACTGAATATAAAGGATATGATTCATGTACATTACATATTAAAGAGGTGGACCAAAGATGCTACGAACATAAATGAGATGGATGCCAGTCTAGTTGAAAAAGACATTGATCCGAAAGTTGAAGTTACCACAAGGTATAGACATTTATGTCATACTTTTGTTCAAATTTCAAGTGAAGCTTTAGAATCCAAAGAAGGATATGAATTGGCTGTAAAAGGTGCAAATGAgataattttcaagttaaaagATATTAAGAGGATGAATGAATCGGCAGAAAAGTTGGCTACAAGCAATAGTATTCAAAACGAATTGAGTGAAATAATATTTATTGACAATACAACCTCACAAAG CAAGCAATTAGATGACCTTCCAAATCTTCGGGTCTCACGTCCGTCTTTATCTAACACTTCAAATGCTATG CCTCATAGGATGTCTCGAGAGAGAGCCAAACATGCGGCATTGCCGCCAGCTCAAGAGAATATTGAGAAGTTAGAAAAGGTTGTAAAACAGGGAAATTACTATGGAGCTCAACAGATGTTCAAGTCTATTAGCGCCAGATATGTGTCTTCTGAGAGGTACTCTGAAGCCTTGAAAATCTG CTGTTTGATATTTGTGTTGAATGTTAGCTCAGTTGTGTGCGCCTTCTCACAGAAGTTCTTATGG ATTAGTTCTGTAGTCGTTCTAGTACAGCAGTATAATGACCGATTTTTCTGCTAA